In the Methanothermobacter marburgensis str. Marburg genome, CATTATATCTATAATGCTGGTAATAAAAACATGAGTATTTGATTCTTATAAGGTGATTGTTATGGATAAGGTGGTTCTTGCTTTCAGTGGAGGTCTTGACACATCTGTATGTATCAAGCTCCTTGAGGAAAAATACGGTATGGAAGTCATAACAGCCTGTGTGGATGTTGGTCAGCCGCGGGAGGAGGTTGAAAGACCAGCAAGGGTTGCAGAGGAACTCGGAAACTATAAACACCACACAGTGGATGCAAGGGAGGAGTTTGCAGAGAACTACATATTCCCCGCCATAAAGGCAAATGCAGTATACGAGGGCTACCCCCTCAGCACGGCCCTTGCAAGACCCCTCATAGCAGAAAAGATAGTTGAGGTGGCCGAATCCGAGGGCGCATCTGCAATAGCCCATGGATGCACAGGTAAGGGGAACGACCAGTTCCGTTTTGAGGCGGTTATAAGGTCAAGGACAGACCTTGAGGTCATCGCACCCATAAGGGACCTGAACCTCACAAGGACAGAGGAAATGGAATACGCCAGATCCTGCGGCATACCCCTGCCCTCCGATAAGCTCTACAGTATAGACGAAAACCTCTGGGGGCGTGCAATAGAGGGCGACATCCTGGAGGACCCCATGGTGGAACCACCTGAGGACGCATTCCAGTGGACAAGGCCCATCGATAAAACCCCTGAAGAACCAGAGGTGGTCGAGATTGAATTCAGGAAGGGTGTCCCAGTTGCACTGAATGGTGATGAGATGAAGCCCCTTGAACTCATAGGCCTTGCAAATGAAATCGCTGGTAAACACGGGATTGGAAGGGTTGACATCATGGAGGACCGTATCATAGGTATGAAGAGCCGGGAGATCTATGAAACACCCGCAGCCTTCCTCCTCCTGGAGGCCCACCGGGCCCTTGAGCAGCTGACACTTACCAGGAGCGAGCTGCGATTTGCTGATATAATCAGTGGCACCTATGCTGAACTCGTCTACAG is a window encoding:
- a CDS encoding argininosuccinate synthase, whose translation is MDKVVLAFSGGLDTSVCIKLLEEKYGMEVITACVDVGQPREEVERPARVAEELGNYKHHTVDAREEFAENYIFPAIKANAVYEGYPLSTALARPLIAEKIVEVAESEGASAIAHGCTGKGNDQFRFEAVIRSRTDLEVIAPIRDLNLTRTEEMEYARSCGIPLPSDKLYSIDENLWGRAIEGDILEDPMVEPPEDAFQWTRPIDKTPEEPEVVEIEFRKGVPVALNGDEMKPLELIGLANEIAGKHGIGRVDIMEDRIIGMKSREIYETPAAFLLLEAHRALEQLTLTRSELRFADIISGTYAELVYSGLWHDPLREDLDMAINHMQRRVTGMVRVKLHRGSMRVIGRKSPYSLYSEEIVSFEDKTLDQREMAGMVKNYALQAGIYNRVCRKEN